A window of Pyxidicoccus xibeiensis contains these coding sequences:
- a CDS encoding assimilatory sulfite reductase (NADPH) flavoprotein subunit → MSASSSGGASRPAPSFVTALLGEEKGSQLLKLVEGLDAPSLHWLSGYAAGLAAGRPASAAVAPPAAVTAAVSAVPGAAPAVPFTIVYGTQTGNSKLLAERLKRHVESAGMTTRLFRASDYPVRELGKERLLCVVISTQGDGDPPDDSRGFCEHVLGKRAPRLEGLRFAVLGLGDSSYPKFCEVGRQLDTRLAELGGTRLLERAECDVDFEPVAAGWLDQAFARAREALEPQAAPIAAVVPLRGTAVPAGFSKEAPFPAELMVNQRITGRGALKDVRHVEVSLEGSGLEYAPGDALGVWPHNPPELVDAFLSELKLDGGTEVARDGRTLPLARWLSEELELTKLNRPFLERHAKLAGSTELQRLLEPGGAEGFRALLASHQVIDLLRAHKAPWGAGELVQALRKLAPRLYSIASSQKRVGNEAHLTVSVVDYTAFGTRHFGSASYHLATRAAGTDKVRVFIEPNERFRLPEDGDRDVLMIGPGTGVAPFRAFVQERAEVGAKGRNWLFFGEQHFKSQFLYQVEWQEALKKKTLHRLSPAFSRDSAQKVYVQHRLREAGKDVYAWLEGGAALYVCGDAQRMAPDVHAALVDIVSEHGGRSREDADAWLQGLREQRRYLRDVY, encoded by the coding sequence GTGAGCGCGTCGTCGTCGGGTGGGGCCTCGCGCCCCGCACCTTCCTTCGTCACCGCGCTGCTGGGTGAGGAGAAGGGCTCGCAGCTGCTGAAGCTGGTGGAGGGCCTGGATGCGCCGTCGCTGCACTGGCTGAGCGGCTACGCGGCGGGGCTCGCCGCCGGCCGGCCTGCTTCCGCGGCGGTGGCTCCGCCCGCGGCCGTGACGGCGGCGGTGTCCGCCGTGCCCGGGGCCGCGCCGGCGGTGCCGTTCACCATCGTCTACGGAACGCAGACGGGGAACAGCAAGCTGCTGGCCGAGCGGCTCAAGCGGCACGTGGAGTCCGCGGGGATGACCACGCGCCTGTTCCGCGCCAGCGACTACCCCGTGCGGGAGCTGGGCAAGGAGCGCCTGCTCTGCGTCGTCATCAGCACGCAGGGGGATGGAGACCCACCGGACGACTCGCGCGGCTTCTGCGAGCACGTGCTGGGCAAGCGCGCGCCCCGGCTGGAGGGGCTGCGCTTCGCGGTGCTGGGGCTGGGCGACTCGAGCTACCCGAAGTTCTGCGAGGTGGGGCGCCAGCTCGACACGCGCCTCGCGGAGCTGGGAGGCACGCGGCTGCTGGAGCGCGCCGAGTGCGACGTGGACTTCGAGCCGGTGGCGGCGGGCTGGCTGGACCAGGCCTTCGCCCGGGCTCGCGAGGCATTGGAGCCCCAGGCGGCGCCCATCGCCGCCGTCGTTCCCCTGCGCGGCACGGCGGTGCCGGCGGGCTTCAGCAAGGAGGCGCCCTTCCCCGCCGAGTTGATGGTCAACCAGCGCATCACCGGGCGCGGCGCGCTGAAGGACGTGCGCCACGTGGAGGTGTCGCTGGAGGGCTCGGGCCTGGAGTACGCGCCGGGCGACGCGCTCGGGGTGTGGCCGCACAACCCGCCGGAGCTGGTGGACGCGTTCCTGTCCGAGCTGAAGCTCGACGGCGGCACCGAGGTGGCGCGGGACGGGCGCACGCTGCCGCTGGCGCGGTGGCTGTCCGAGGAGTTGGAGCTGACGAAGCTCAACCGTCCCTTCCTGGAGCGCCACGCGAAGCTGGCGGGCAGCACGGAGCTGCAGCGGCTGCTGGAGCCCGGCGGCGCCGAGGGCTTCCGCGCGCTGCTGGCGAGCCACCAGGTCATCGACCTGCTGCGCGCGCACAAGGCCCCGTGGGGGGCCGGCGAGCTGGTGCAAGCCCTGCGCAAGCTGGCGCCCCGGCTGTACTCGATTGCCTCCAGCCAGAAGCGGGTGGGCAACGAGGCGCACCTGACGGTGTCGGTGGTGGACTATACGGCCTTCGGCACGCGCCACTTCGGCAGCGCGTCGTACCACCTGGCCACGCGCGCGGCGGGGACGGACAAGGTCCGCGTCTTCATCGAGCCCAACGAGCGCTTCCGGCTGCCCGAGGACGGGGACCGCGACGTGCTGATGATTGGCCCCGGCACGGGCGTGGCGCCCTTCCGCGCCTTCGTGCAGGAGCGCGCGGAGGTGGGAGCGAAGGGCCGCAACTGGCTCTTCTTCGGAGAGCAGCACTTCAAGTCGCAGTTCCTCTACCAGGTGGAGTGGCAGGAGGCGCTGAAGAAGAAGACGCTGCACCGGCTGTCGCCCGCCTTCTCCCGGGACAGTGCGCAGAAGGTCTACGTGCAGCACCGCCTGCGCGAGGCGGGCAAGGACGTGTACGCGTGGCTGGAGGGCGGCGCGGCCCTCTACGTCTGCGGCGACGCGCAGCGCATGGCGCCGGACGTCCACGCGGCGCTGGTGGACATCGTCTCCGAGCACGGCGGCAGGAGCCGCGAGGACGCGGACGCCTGGCTCCAGGGCCTGCGCGAGCAGCGGCGCTACCTGCGCGACGTCTACTGA
- a CDS encoding GTP-binding protein: protein MDTALQPPLAPDVQRLLEEHSSKELLRLAVVGSVDDGKSTLIGRMLYECDGLFEDQISAVRRASAKRAAARTEATPPTVPPELLAQGLKAAAGAEEEELDFSLFTDGLRAEREQGITIDVAYRYLSTPRRKIIIADTPGHLQYTRNMATGASTADAGVILVDARLGVLPQTRRHAYIASLLGIPYLAVAVNKMDLVDFDRATFERIGSELVDFAHTLGFEGVRLFPVSASRGDNITRPSARTPWHEGGTLLGWLESLPHQRRLDGAPFRFPVQYVLRPHQDYRGLAGQVASGTVRVGDEVQVLPSGRRTRVAGIDTFDGPLEEASATASVTLRLADEVDASRGDMLAHVDSPPQALHQLEAMLVWFGEQPLDVSRRYLVKQATRTAPAQVERVLWRKELEDLSEQPAESLALNDIGRVRLVCRRPLLVDAYRENRRTGAFIVIDALTHDTVGAGMVLGPAETGARGAVEASLVSAEERRARLGQVGTLVLLPATPDAASRAFELERRLFDLGRHVAAVQGDVEVALALAGAGLVALVHAEAPQTRRALRAEARDAGLTWLELEATEDLERQVDRIVNARESSP from the coding sequence ATGGACACCGCACTGCAGCCCCCGCTCGCGCCCGACGTGCAGCGCCTCCTCGAGGAGCATTCCAGCAAGGAGCTGCTGCGCCTGGCCGTGGTGGGCTCGGTGGACGACGGCAAGTCCACGCTCATCGGCCGGATGCTCTACGAGTGCGACGGCCTCTTCGAGGACCAGATCTCCGCCGTCCGCCGCGCCAGCGCGAAGCGGGCCGCCGCGCGCACGGAGGCCACCCCTCCCACGGTGCCCCCGGAGCTGCTCGCCCAGGGCCTGAAGGCCGCGGCCGGCGCCGAGGAGGAGGAGCTGGACTTCTCCCTCTTCACCGACGGCCTGCGCGCCGAGCGCGAGCAGGGCATCACCATCGACGTGGCGTACCGCTACCTGTCCACGCCGCGCCGTAAAATCATCATCGCCGACACGCCGGGGCACCTGCAGTACACGCGCAACATGGCCACCGGCGCCTCCACGGCGGACGCGGGGGTCATCCTGGTGGACGCGCGCCTGGGCGTGCTGCCGCAGACGCGCCGCCACGCGTACATCGCCTCGCTGCTGGGCATTCCGTACCTGGCCGTCGCGGTGAACAAGATGGACCTGGTGGACTTCGACCGGGCCACCTTCGAGCGCATCGGCTCGGAGCTGGTGGACTTCGCGCACACGCTGGGCTTCGAGGGCGTGCGCCTGTTCCCCGTCAGCGCCAGCCGGGGCGACAACATCACCCGCCCCAGCGCCCGCACGCCGTGGCACGAGGGCGGCACGCTGCTCGGGTGGCTGGAGTCCCTGCCCCACCAGCGCCGGCTGGATGGCGCGCCCTTCCGCTTCCCCGTGCAGTACGTGCTGCGGCCGCACCAGGACTACCGCGGGCTCGCCGGGCAGGTGGCCTCTGGCACCGTGCGCGTGGGGGACGAAGTGCAGGTGCTTCCGTCCGGACGCCGCACCCGCGTGGCGGGCATCGACACCTTCGACGGGCCGCTGGAGGAGGCCTCGGCGACGGCGTCCGTCACGCTGCGACTGGCGGACGAGGTGGATGCGAGCCGGGGCGACATGCTGGCCCACGTGGACTCGCCGCCGCAGGCCCTCCACCAGCTGGAGGCGATGCTGGTGTGGTTCGGAGAGCAGCCGCTGGACGTCTCACGGCGCTACCTGGTGAAGCAGGCCACCCGCACCGCGCCCGCGCAGGTGGAGCGCGTGCTGTGGCGCAAGGAGCTGGAAGACTTGTCCGAGCAGCCCGCGGAGTCGCTGGCGCTCAACGACATCGGCCGCGTCCGGCTGGTGTGCCGCAGGCCGCTGCTGGTGGACGCCTACCGCGAGAACCGGCGCACCGGGGCCTTCATCGTCATCGACGCGCTCACCCACGACACGGTGGGCGCGGGCATGGTGCTGGGGCCGGCGGAGACGGGCGCGCGTGGCGCCGTGGAGGCATCGCTCGTATCGGCGGAAGAGCGCCGGGCCCGGCTGGGGCAGGTGGGCACCCTCGTCCTCCTCCCCGCGACGCCGGACGCCGCGTCTCGCGCGTTCGAGCTGGAGCGCCGCCTCTTCGATCTGGGACGGCACGTGGCCGCCGTCCAGGGCGACGTGGAGGTGGCCCTGGCGCTGGCGGGCGCGGGGCTGGTGGCGCTGGTGCACGCCGAAGCGCCCCAGACACGCCGGGCGCTGCGCGCCGAGGCACGTGACGCCGGGCTGACGTGGCTGGAGCTGGAGGCCACCGAGGACCTGGAGCGCCAGGTGGACCGCATCGTCAACGCCCGGGAGTCCTCGCCGTGA
- a CDS encoding precorrin-2 dehydrogenase/sirohydrochlorin ferrochelatase family protein: protein MPPSHPIDYPICLRLEGRRVLLVGGGTIAEGRALAVLEAGAQLRVVSPEATATLRQLATEGRLEWLPRPYAPCDVRGFHLVLAAADDASVGPQVAQEARALGIWVNTADVPELCDFTLPSVGRRGPITVAISTAGQAPALARRLRRELTARVATHHVWLARLSGWLRRHLPAGPQRQRLLKGVVEGDIGALLARGERRAAWARLRMELKTLKSPGDAT from the coding sequence ATGCCTCCTTCCCACCCCATCGACTACCCCATCTGCCTGCGCCTGGAGGGCCGCCGCGTCCTCCTCGTCGGAGGCGGCACCATCGCCGAGGGCCGCGCCCTCGCGGTGCTGGAGGCCGGCGCGCAGCTGCGCGTCGTCTCCCCCGAGGCCACCGCCACGCTGCGGCAGCTGGCCACGGAGGGCCGCCTGGAGTGGCTGCCCCGCCCGTACGCGCCCTGCGACGTGCGCGGCTTCCACCTCGTCCTCGCCGCCGCGGATGACGCGAGCGTGGGTCCCCAAGTCGCACAGGAGGCCCGCGCGCTGGGCATCTGGGTGAACACGGCGGATGTGCCCGAGCTGTGCGACTTCACGCTGCCGTCGGTGGGACGGCGCGGCCCCATCACCGTCGCCATCTCCACCGCCGGTCAGGCTCCGGCCCTCGCGCGCCGCCTGCGGCGGGAGCTGACGGCGAGGGTGGCCACGCACCACGTGTGGCTCGCGCGGCTGAGCGGCTGGCTGCGCCGCCACCTGCCCGCGGGCCCCCAGCGGCAGCGGCTGCTGAAGGGCGTGGTGGAGGGAGACATCGGCGCGCTGCTCGCGCGCGGCGAGCGCAGGGCCGCGTGGGCCCGGCTCCGAATGGAATTGAAGACCTTGAAGTCCCCTGGAGACGCAACATGA
- a CDS encoding DUF2306 domain-containing protein, which yields MLRLKQSRCSRSSRPCCPLAGGASGLACAQRRLLRLFLSLAHSSAAPVSGPPRPLCISPHPQHPSHSSYAWRDVAGHRAWMIRGYAVGLGAGTQVLVSVPWFLIVGMPGELARALLLSAGWVINLAVAERVIRRRPASPVRAAELLTVRANVGNASHSPRAP from the coding sequence GTGTTGAGGCTCAAGCAGTCGCGCTGCTCCAGAAGCTCACGCCCCTGCTGCCCCCTTGCTGGAGGGGCGTCTGGGTTGGCGTGTGCCCAAAGGAGGCTGCTCCGCCTCTTCCTCAGCCTGGCGCACAGCTCGGCGGCACCCGTCAGCGGCCCTCCTCGACCCCTCTGCATCAGCCCTCACCCTCAACACCCCTCCCATTCGTCCTATGCGTGGCGGGACGTTGCTGGCCACCGGGCCTGGATGATTCGAGGTTACGCTGTCGGTCTGGGCGCGGGCACGCAGGTGCTGGTCTCCGTGCCCTGGTTCCTCATCGTCGGAATGCCGGGCGAGCTCGCCAGAGCGCTGCTGTTGAGCGCCGGCTGGGTCATCAACCTCGCCGTGGCCGAGCGGGTCATTCGTCGCCGACCCGCCTCTCCCGTCCGCGCTGCCGAGCTGCTCACGGTACGAGCCAACGTCGGGAACGCCTCACACTCGCCGCGGGCCCCCTGA
- the cobA gene encoding uroporphyrinogen-III C-methyltransferase, which yields MSEYEEGRVYLVGAGPGDPELLTLRAARLLREADTVVHDRLIHPAVLEHARPRARLIYVGKAGRGESVQQAEIHKVLITQARLGRKVVRLKGGDPFVFGRGGEEALALEAAGIPYEVVPGLSAGFAVPASAAIPVTHRDVSGAVTFATAHRSGGTPDWDFLAKAQTLVLFMAGDRLDETVRALVSAGRARSTPAAIVEAGTWEEQRVVEATLGDIPLKARRAAIGSPSLLIVGEVVSMRSKLPTLVARGSSMAGHGLARMAEGGNE from the coding sequence ATGAGTGAGTACGAAGAGGGACGTGTGTACCTGGTGGGGGCCGGCCCGGGAGACCCGGAGCTGCTCACCCTGCGCGCGGCCCGGCTGCTGCGAGAGGCCGACACCGTGGTGCATGACAGGCTCATCCACCCCGCCGTGCTGGAGCACGCGCGTCCCCGTGCCCGGCTCATCTACGTGGGCAAGGCCGGCCGCGGCGAGTCCGTGCAGCAGGCGGAAATCCACAAGGTCCTCATCACCCAGGCCCGGCTGGGCCGCAAGGTGGTGCGCCTCAAGGGCGGAGACCCGTTCGTCTTCGGCCGCGGCGGCGAGGAGGCGCTCGCGCTGGAGGCCGCGGGCATCCCCTACGAGGTGGTGCCGGGGCTCTCCGCCGGCTTCGCGGTGCCGGCCTCGGCCGCCATCCCCGTCACCCACCGGGACGTGTCCGGCGCGGTGACCTTCGCCACGGCGCACCGCTCCGGCGGCACGCCGGACTGGGACTTCCTGGCGAAGGCGCAGACGCTGGTGCTCTTCATGGCGGGAGACCGGCTGGACGAGACGGTGCGCGCCCTCGTGTCGGCCGGCCGCGCCCGCTCCACTCCCGCCGCCATCGTGGAGGCGGGCACGTGGGAGGAGCAGCGGGTGGTGGAGGCCACGCTGGGAGACATTCCCCTGAAGGCTCGGCGGGCTGCCATCGGCTCCCCGTCGCTGCTCATCGTGGGTGAGGTGGTATCGATGCGCTCGAAGTTGCCCACGCTGGTGGCCCGGGGCTCGTCCATGGCCGGGCACGGCCTGGCGCGCATGGCGGAGGGTGGCAATGAGTAA
- a CDS encoding FG-GAP repeat domain-containing protein — translation MRTRVLTLCLTGLLGCGGSEDDTTEVATPPGEASQAIRGSRVSFNGDIASDLLWREQSTGNMFIWVMQGPSLAGTMTLPALSPSFTVQAATDFGGPSTAPDLAYQAVTPGNEAIRYLSSTATVLGQAAIENLRPTPSWYIAASGDFNNDNRTDLVLHNRDTGQYFYRYMDGATSLGNSAIAYRPLPWFIVGAVDLSRDNRTDLIWRNKSTGQNEVAVMDNLSVLRTVPLPTLPLDFYLGATAEYSSDAHMDLVWHNPVTGQVVLWWMGATTVGSAHTLGTMGSNCPRWFSQSSPPPSVFGCRYLVGPR, via the coding sequence ATGAGGACACGAGTGCTGACGCTGTGTCTCACCGGGCTGCTGGGCTGCGGCGGTTCCGAGGACGATACGACGGAGGTAGCGACTCCTCCGGGTGAGGCCTCACAAGCCATCCGGGGGAGCCGGGTGAGCTTCAACGGCGACATCGCCTCGGACCTGCTGTGGCGGGAGCAGTCCACGGGCAACATGTTCATCTGGGTCATGCAAGGGCCCTCGCTGGCGGGCACGATGACGCTGCCCGCCCTGTCGCCCTCGTTCACCGTCCAGGCCGCCACCGACTTCGGCGGCCCTTCGACGGCTCCGGACCTCGCCTACCAGGCAGTGACCCCCGGCAACGAGGCCATCCGCTACCTCAGCAGCACCGCCACCGTGCTCGGCCAGGCCGCCATCGAAAACCTGCGGCCCACGCCGAGCTGGTACATCGCCGCCTCCGGAGACTTCAACAACGACAACCGGACGGACCTCGTGCTGCACAACCGCGACACGGGCCAGTACTTCTACCGGTACATGGACGGCGCAACGTCCCTGGGGAACTCGGCCATCGCCTACCGGCCGCTGCCCTGGTTCATCGTGGGCGCGGTGGACCTGAGCCGGGACAACCGGACGGACCTCATCTGGAGGAACAAGTCCACGGGCCAGAACGAAGTCGCCGTGATGGACAACCTGTCCGTGCTCCGCACCGTCCCCCTGCCCACCCTGCCCTTGGACTTCTACCTGGGCGCCACCGCGGAATACTCGTCGGACGCCCACATGGACCTCGTCTGGCACAACCCCGTCACGGGCCAGGTGGTGCTCTGGTGGATGGGCGCCACGACGGTGGGCAGCGCCCATACCCTCGGCACCATGGGCTCCAACTGTCCGCGGTGGTTCTCGCAGTCCAGCCCTCCGCCCTCGGTGTTCGGCTGCAGGTACCTGGTGGGCCCCCGGTAG
- a CDS encoding transposase: MYGAIHFPTRQFLFTHQPKSASTALFLPLLKRLVRRAKRAGRRIVLVLDNGVPFNSRLAQMALEAASPYVRAFRLPKYTSETLNWIENFWGHLKKTYFSRMLTEQREAFYPNAVRLLRRLRRSGHLRHLALRAPPERI; encoded by the coding sequence GTGTACGGAGCCATCCATTTCCCCACCCGGCAGTTCCTCTTCACCCACCAGCCCAAGAGCGCCTCCACGGCGCTCTTCCTGCCGCTCCTCAAGCGGCTCGTACGACGAGCCAAGCGCGCCGGCAGACGCATCGTGCTCGTGCTCGACAACGGGGTGCCCTTCAACTCCCGCCTCGCCCAGATGGCCCTTGAGGCGGCCAGTCCCTACGTGCGTGCCTTCCGGCTGCCGAAGTACACCTCCGAAACCCTCAACTGGATTGAGAACTTCTGGGGCCACCTCAAGAAGACCTACTTCAGCCGGATGCTGACCGAGCAGCGGGAAGCATTCTATCCAAATGCCGTTCGTCTCCTCCGCAGGCTGCGTCGCTCAGGACATCTGCGACACTTGGCGCTTCGAGCACCTCCTGAACGGATTTAA
- a CDS encoding phosphoadenylyl-sulfate reductase yields MSSALPSPILEVPAAPEALLAEAGGLKDARAEEVLAWVEARFGARAALASSFGVEDMVLIDLAKKHAPSLRVFTLDTGRLPPETYELMDVVRNRYGVTVETFFPERARVEALESTQGYFSFRRSLEARKECCAIRKVEPLNRALAGRGAWLTGLRREQSVTRTAVEVVELDRDHGGLLKLNPLAAWSQREVWAYIKENAVPYNSLHDRGYPSIGCAPCTRAVKPYEDERAGRWWWESREHSECGLHPVR; encoded by the coding sequence ATGTCGTCCGCCCTGCCGTCCCCCATCCTGGAAGTCCCCGCCGCCCCGGAGGCGCTGCTCGCCGAGGCCGGTGGGCTGAAGGATGCACGCGCGGAAGAGGTGCTCGCCTGGGTGGAGGCGCGGTTCGGCGCGCGCGCGGCCCTCGCGTCCAGCTTCGGCGTGGAGGACATGGTCCTCATCGACCTGGCGAAGAAGCACGCCCCCAGCCTCCGCGTCTTCACGCTCGACACCGGGCGCCTGCCCCCGGAGACGTACGAGCTCATGGACGTGGTCCGCAACCGCTACGGCGTCACGGTGGAGACCTTCTTCCCCGAGCGCGCGCGCGTCGAGGCGCTCGAGTCCACCCAGGGGTACTTCTCCTTCCGCCGCAGCCTGGAGGCCCGCAAGGAGTGCTGCGCCATCCGCAAGGTGGAGCCGCTCAACCGCGCGCTCGCCGGCCGCGGCGCCTGGCTCACCGGCCTGCGCCGCGAGCAGTCCGTCACCCGCACCGCGGTGGAAGTCGTGGAGCTGGACCGAGACCACGGCGGCCTCCTCAAGCTCAACCCGCTGGCCGCATGGAGCCAGCGCGAGGTGTGGGCGTACATCAAGGAGAACGCCGTCCCCTACAACTCGCTCCATGACCGCGGCTACCCGTCCATCGGCTGCGCCCCCTGCACCCGCGCGGTGAAGCCCTACGAGGACGAGCGCGCCGGCCGCTGGTGGTGGGAGTCCCGCGAGCACAGCGAGTGCGGCCTGCACCCGGTCCGCTGA
- the cysI gene encoding assimilatory sulfite reductase (NADPH) hemoprotein subunit: MSTTPKPLTEVEHIKTQSRLLRGTLAESLVDPVTGAIAPQDTALIKFHGSYQQDDRDVREERRQQKLEPDYSFMLRTRLPGGVATPAQWLALDALAREFANHTLRITTRQAFQLHGVIKDNLKPTIARINQALMDTLAACGDVNRNVMCNPNPVDSRVHETVYRWAVRISEHLLPRTRAYYEVWMGDEKVGGVEEEPIYGPTYLPRKFKAAVAVPPLNDVDVFAQDLGFIAILEGGELVGFNVSVGGGMGATHGDAATYPRLADVLGFIPPEKTLQVAEEVVKMHRDFGDRTSRKHARLKYVLEERGVPWFTAELEKRLGFTLGPARPFAFEHNGDRFGWTEGHDGKWHLTLHLDSGRVADRPGATHLTGLREIAHVHQGDFRLTGNQNLIIAGVPAAERARIDALVAKHGLDGFRTASPLRRNALACVALPTCGLAMAEAERYLPDFVQRVEARLVAHGLLDANLLLRITGCPNGCARPYLAEVALVGKAPGRYNLHLGGDARGQRLNHLYRENIDEAGILAALEPLFAQYARERKQGEGFGDFVVRAGHVPAAPAKAAPAA; the protein is encoded by the coding sequence ATGAGCACCACGCCCAAGCCCCTCACCGAAGTCGAGCACATCAAGACGCAGAGTCGCCTGCTGCGCGGGACGCTGGCGGAGAGCCTGGTGGACCCGGTGACGGGGGCCATCGCCCCGCAGGACACCGCCCTCATCAAGTTCCACGGCAGCTACCAGCAGGACGACCGGGACGTGCGCGAGGAGCGCCGGCAGCAGAAGCTGGAGCCGGACTACAGCTTCATGCTCCGCACCCGGCTGCCGGGCGGAGTGGCCACGCCGGCGCAGTGGCTGGCCCTGGATGCGCTGGCGCGGGAGTTCGCCAACCACACGCTGCGCATCACCACGCGGCAGGCGTTCCAGCTCCACGGCGTCATCAAGGACAACCTCAAGCCCACGATTGCGCGCATCAACCAGGCACTGATGGACACGCTCGCCGCGTGCGGTGACGTCAACCGCAACGTGATGTGCAACCCCAACCCCGTGGACTCGCGCGTCCACGAGACGGTGTACCGCTGGGCGGTGCGCATCTCCGAGCACCTGCTGCCCCGCACTCGCGCCTACTACGAGGTGTGGATGGGCGACGAGAAGGTGGGCGGCGTCGAGGAGGAGCCCATCTACGGGCCCACGTACCTGCCCCGGAAGTTCAAGGCGGCGGTGGCCGTGCCGCCGCTCAACGACGTGGACGTCTTCGCTCAAGATTTGGGCTTCATCGCCATCCTCGAGGGCGGCGAGCTGGTGGGCTTCAACGTCTCGGTGGGCGGCGGCATGGGGGCCACGCACGGGGACGCGGCAACGTACCCGCGGCTGGCGGACGTGCTGGGCTTCATTCCGCCCGAGAAGACGCTCCAGGTGGCGGAGGAGGTCGTGAAGATGCACCGCGACTTCGGGGACAGGACCAGCCGCAAGCATGCGCGGCTGAAGTACGTGCTGGAGGAGCGCGGCGTGCCCTGGTTCACGGCCGAGCTGGAGAAGCGGCTCGGCTTCACGCTGGGGCCCGCGCGGCCCTTCGCCTTCGAGCACAACGGGGACCGCTTCGGGTGGACGGAGGGGCATGACGGGAAGTGGCACCTGACGCTGCACCTGGACAGCGGCCGCGTGGCGGACCGGCCCGGGGCCACGCACCTGACGGGCCTGCGGGAGATTGCGCACGTGCACCAGGGCGACTTCCGCCTCACGGGGAACCAGAACCTCATCATCGCGGGCGTGCCGGCGGCGGAGCGCGCGAGGATTGACGCGCTGGTGGCGAAGCACGGGCTGGACGGGTTCCGGACCGCCAGCCCCCTGCGGCGCAATGCGCTGGCCTGCGTGGCGCTGCCCACGTGCGGGCTGGCCATGGCCGAGGCCGAGCGCTACCTGCCGGACTTCGTGCAGCGGGTGGAGGCGCGGCTGGTGGCGCACGGGCTGCTGGATGCCAATCTCCTCCTGCGCATCACCGGCTGCCCCAACGGGTGCGCGCGGCCGTACCTGGCGGAGGTGGCGCTCGTGGGCAAGGCGCCCGGCCGCTACAACCTCCACCTGGGCGGAGACGCGCGCGGCCAGCGCCTCAATCACCTGTACCGGGAGAACATCGACGAGGCCGGCATCCTCGCCGCACTGGAGCCCCTCTTCGCCCAGTACGCCCGCGAGCGGAAGCAGGGCGAGGGCTTCGGCGACTTCGTGGTGCGCGCGGGCCATGTCCCGGCGGCACCCGCGAAGGCGGCGCCCGCGGCCTGA
- the cysD gene encoding sulfate adenylyltransferase subunit CysD, protein MSNDALAKTSHLTELEAESIHILRETVAEFANPVMLYSIGKDSQVLLHLARKAFHPAPLPFPLLHVDTTWKFRDMYTFRDAFVAKHGLRLLVHQNRRALAEGINPFDHGSQKYTHAMKTQALLEALAAHGFDAAFGGARRDEEKSRAKERVFSFRDRHGQWDPRRQRPELWNLYNGRVDAGESMRVFPLSNWTELDVWHYVLRERIPVVPLYFAAERPVIDRGGTLLMVDDERMRLKPGEKPTLRRVRFRTLGCYPLSGAIDSSATTVEAVIHEMIHARQSERQGRLIDHDEEGSMELKKREGYF, encoded by the coding sequence ATGAGTAACGACGCGCTCGCGAAGACATCGCACCTGACGGAGCTGGAGGCGGAGAGCATCCACATCCTCCGCGAGACGGTGGCCGAGTTCGCCAACCCGGTGATGCTCTACAGCATCGGCAAGGACTCGCAGGTGCTGCTGCACCTGGCGCGCAAGGCCTTCCACCCCGCGCCCCTGCCCTTCCCGCTGCTCCACGTGGACACCACCTGGAAGTTCCGGGACATGTACACCTTCCGCGACGCCTTCGTGGCGAAGCACGGGCTGCGGCTCCTGGTCCACCAGAACCGCCGCGCGCTCGCCGAGGGCATCAACCCCTTCGACCACGGCAGCCAGAAGTACACCCACGCCATGAAGACGCAGGCGCTGCTGGAGGCCCTGGCGGCGCATGGCTTCGACGCCGCCTTCGGTGGCGCGCGCCGCGACGAGGAGAAGTCCCGCGCCAAGGAGCGCGTGTTCTCCTTCCGCGACAGGCACGGCCAGTGGGACCCGCGCCGGCAGCGGCCGGAGCTGTGGAACCTCTACAATGGCCGCGTGGACGCCGGCGAGAGCATGCGCGTCTTCCCCCTGTCCAACTGGACCGAGCTGGACGTGTGGCACTACGTGCTGCGCGAGCGCATCCCCGTGGTGCCGCTGTACTTCGCCGCCGAGCGGCCCGTCATCGACCGCGGCGGCACACTGCTGATGGTGGACGACGAGCGCATGCGCCTCAAGCCGGGGGAGAAACCCACCCTGCGCCGGGTGCGCTTCCGGACGCTCGGCTGCTACCCGCTGAGCGGCGCCATCGACTCCTCCGCCACCACGGTGGAGGCCGTCATCCACGAGATGATTCACGCCCGCCAGTCCGAGCGGCAGGGCCGCCTCATCGACCACGACGAAGAGGGCTCCATGGAGCTCAAGAAGCGCGAGGGGTACTTCTAA